A window of Hypanus sabinus isolate sHypSab1 unplaced genomic scaffold, sHypSab1.hap1 scaffold_294, whole genome shotgun sequence contains these coding sequences:
- the LOC132388297 gene encoding NACHT, LRR and PYD domains-containing protein 3-like isoform X2: MNFAEGLSELPSHLIDVQQKHKETLRAQTETLRVNTILMREKVKVFQLVDRYAELTVISTVRDRRLVEHELLARGRDHEEWRQKHLRRELEKIPTDQLIQSSFSQSKSKSGSSAAVAGVPGIGKTTMVQKIEYDWAMEKIYQQFQFVFSFKFRDLNSINCRINLRELILDQYPYFGNILREVWKNPEGLLFIFDGLDEFNDKIDFSDSRRDREPQSTCTDPEFKCKVSDIVYSLIQHKLLPGCSVLVTTRPTALHLLEKAKIIVWAEILGFVGEERKEYFIRHFEDQTVAEAVFNHVKENEILYTMSYNPSYCWILALTLGPFFTQRVRDPQRVPKTITQLYSYYIYNILKNHGREIENPRDVLLRVGQMAFRGVSERKIVFTDGDLIKYNLQPSQFLSGFLMELLERENSARSVVYTFPHLTIQEFVAAVAQFLNPHPGDILIFLTEAHSTTDGRFEVFLRFVAGLSSPMTARGLEEFLGPFPHQTTCRVIDWVKGEIKRQIGNTRSEAGKRSLLNTLHYLFESQNRGLAQATLGSVKTLSFNGMTLTPIDCAVLSHVIGLCDEIKHLDLEYCHVQYEGIQRLGPGLQKCQELKVGQNVLGDSGVKLVSAALRNPECKIQKLWLKGVGLTDSGVEDLVSALSKKPSLTELDLGLNSLTDGSVPALRRLILTLPCLERIELGWNQFSETGGKELRSLQVPRPGLTVIL, from the exons atgttcaacagaaacacaaggagactctgcgggcacaaactgaaacactgagagtgaacacgatcctgatgagggagaaggtgaaggttttccagctggttgatcgatacgctgagctcacggtcatttctactgttcgagatcggagactggtggaacatgagctgctggcaagaggcagagaccacgaggagtggagacagAAACATCTCCGCAGAGAGCTAGAAAAAATTCCGACTGATCAGTTGATCCAGAGCAGTTTTTCCCagagtaaatccaaatctgggagttcggcagcagtggccggagtcccggggattgggaaaacaacaatggtacaaaagattgaaTATGACTGGGCCAtggagaaaatataccaacaattccagtttgtcttcagtttcaaattccgggatttaaactccattaactgtcgaataaacctgagggaactgattctggatcagtatccttactttgggaatatcctgagagaggtctggaagaacccagagggattgttgtttatattcgatggtttagATGAATTCAATGACAAAATTGATTTTTCTGATAGTCGGAGAGACAGAGAACCTCAGTCCACATGTacagatcctgaattcaagtgcaaggtgtcggacattgtgtacagtttaatccagcacaagctgctcccagggtgttcagtgctggtgaccacccgtcccactgcgttacatttattggaaaaggccaAGATCattgtctgggctgaaatccttggatttgttggtgaggaacggaaggaatatttcatcagacattttgaagatcagacggtagcggaagctgttttcaaccacgtgaaggagaatgagatcctgtacaccatgagctacaacccctcctactgctggatcctcgctctgacactgggccccttcttcacacaaagagtcagggacccgcagcgagttcccaagaccatcacccaactctactcctactatatttacaacatcctgaaaaaccacggccgtgagattgagaacccccgtgatgtattactcagggttggtcagatggccttcagaggagtgtccgagaggaagattgtgtttacagatggagatttgatcaagtacaatctgcagccttcccagttcctgtcagggttcctgatggagcttttggagagagagaatTCTGCCCGGagtgtggtgtacacattcccacacctcaccatccaagagtttgtagctgcagtcgcacaattcctgaatccacatcccggggatatcctgatattcctcactgaagcccacagcacgacagatgggcgatttgaggtatttctccgtttcgttgctggtctctcctccccaatgacagctcggggcctggaggagtttctgggtccatttcctcatcaaacaacctgccgggtgattgactgggtgaagggggaGATTAAACGCCAGATTGGAAACACgaggagtgaagctggtaaaaggagcctcctgaacacattgcactacctgtttgagtctcagaatcgtggactggctcaggccacACTGGGATCTGTGAAAACTCTTTCATTCAATGGAATGACattgaccccgattgactgcgcggtcctgtctcatgtcatcggactctgtgatgaaataaaacacctcgaccttGAATACTGCCACGTTCAGtatgaaggaatccagcggctgggacctgGGCTGCAgaagtgccaggagttgaa agtTGGGCAGAATgtcctgggagattcaggagtgaaactggtgtctgcggctctgaggaacccggagtgtaaaatacagaaactgtg gctgaagggcgtcggtctcacagattctggtgtcgaggatctcgtctccgctctcagtaaaaaaccatcactgacggagctggacctggGATTAAACTCGCTGACAGAtggatctgtccccgctctccgacgcctcatactgaccctcccgtgTCTGGAGCGGATCGA GCTggggtggaatcagttcagtgagaccggggggaaggaactgagatctctgcaggtacccagacccggactgacagtgatcctgtga